The following nucleotide sequence is from Deinococcus seoulensis.
ATCGACCCGCAGACTGGAGACCCCATTGTCGTCACTGGTCTGAATGGCAATCGCAGACGTGCGCGTGATGATGGCGCGGGTAGGTGTGGCGTAAGGATCGGCAATGTATCCAGGCATCAGGATGCTCAGGGCTGGCGGTTTGTTGTCGCTGACCTGCGTGGTGACGTTGTTGCTGCTGCTCAGACTGCGCGTACTGCCGTCTGCCAGGATGGCCTGGGCCGTAGCGGTAATGTTATAGGTGTTGCTCGAGAATTCCGGTCCGATGATATCCAGCGGAATGAACGCCTCGTAGATGCCCGAACTGACCTGAAGGGCCTGTCCATATACAGTCTTGACGACCTGCCCACGGAAGTCGCGTACCTCGAGTTTCACGTCGTCTGTGCCGCTGATCGGCTGGAGTTTGAACGTGCTGACGGACTGCCGGAACTGAACCCGGACCGTGGTGGGTCCCGTGATCGTGGCGCCCGCATCGGGACTCACGATGGACATGGTCGGAGCCGCCACGTTGAGGATGTTTACCGTCTGGAGGCTACTTTCGCCGCGCAGATTGCTCTCGGTCAGTGCGATGGCTCTCAGGGTCAGGTTGCCATCAGCGTATTTCGTCGTATCGATGCTGAAGGTCGCGTTCGCGTTGGCGCTGGTGTAGGTGGTGTTGTCGATGTTGCCCTTGCTGTCACGGACTTCCAGCACGAGGCTCTTGACCTTGCTGGTCACGTCGAAGTTCCCTGACACGCTCACGCTCAAGCTGCCGCTGAAAGGCGGCGTACCAGTTGAATTGATGGTGATAAGAGGCGCTGGCGCCGTTTCTGCAGGAGTTCCCGAACCGTCGCCGCCCGTGGTCGTTTTCGATGTGAAGGTGAACGGAACAGCGTTCTGTGAGTCGTTAAAGCGGACGGACAGCGGCAGGCTGGTGACCGCAGGATTAGCGGCCAGAACCTTGCTGAACAAGTCGGCGTCACTGATGGTTCTTTCCACGCTGCGGTCGGCTGGCGTGGTACCCGGATCGTTGTAATTGCAACTGCTGGTGGTGTTGGCACACGTGAAGCCGGAGGGCAGCGTGAACGGGGAGAGGTTGACTGTCTCCGACTTGGCCGTATTACTGGTCGGGTCAGTCCAGGTGATGGTCGCGGTTGAGACCGTCACTTCACGGCCGCCGGCCTTGTTCGTAAAGGTGAAACTGGTCGAGCCGGGCAGATTTCCGGAGGCGGCCGTGACAGTGCTCGATTTGGCACTCACAGCCACAGAGCCCCCCTCCGGGGAAGTCTGTGATCCGCAGGCCGCAAGAATCAGGGAAAGGGTCAGGAGTGGAAGTTTCTTCATGCGGGGTCCTCCGGGGTGGGGGCGTCTTTGAGGTGTGGGTTGAGGATGTAGAAGGCGAGGCGTTTCATGCCTGCGAGGAAGTCGACGTTTTCGACGATGAGACCACGCCATTCGTCACTGATTTCTTGCATGCCGGTGCGTTCGTGGGTGCGGGGTTGGATGACGACTGGGGCGAAGTTCAGGATGCCTTTGATGCCGGCGTCGGCGAGGGCCTGTGCGGCGTCCTGGGCGTGTTCGGGTGGGACGGCGAGGAAGCCCATGTCGACGGTGGTGTGGCGGGCGAAGTCGCGGAGTTCGTCGGTGTGGCGGACGGTGAGGCCGCGGACCTGCTGGCCGACGAGGGCGGGGTTCACGTCGAACAGGCCGACGTACTGGAACTGGTAGTCGCTGGCGCCGGGGTAGTTGGCGATGGCCTGTCCGAGGCGGCCGACGCCGACGATGACGACGTTCCAGGTGCGGTTCAGCCCGAGGACGCGGACGAGTTCGCGTTTGAGGACGGGGACGGTGTAGCCCATGCCGCGCGTGCCGAACCGGCCGAAGTACGCGAGGTCCTTGCGGACCTGGAAGGCGCTGACGCCGGCGCGTTCGGCGAGGTCGCTGCTGCTGGTGCGGCTGATCTCCTGCGTGTCGAGTTGTTCGAGGATGCGCAGGTAGGTGACGAGGCGGCTGATGGCGGCGGTGGGGATTTCTGCCACGTTAGCGGATCCGGAAGCTGTCGAGGCCGTTGGTGGCGAGGCGGGTTTCGGTGCGGGTCAGTGCGTCGGGGTTGGCGTAGGGGCCGACGAGGACCGTGACTTTCTTGCCTTCGGGGGCGTTGACGGTGGGGTTGTATCCGAGGTCCCGGAGTTGCTGCACGAGGTTCTGGGCGCTTTCCACGCGGTCGAACGCGCCGACCTGCAGGTAGGTGGGGCCGCTGGGTGCGGGGGGCGTGGCAGCCGGAGTGGTGGCGGCCGGGGTGGTGGCGGCTGGTGTGGCCGGAGTCGCGGCGCCGCTCTGTGCGCGGGGCGGGTACAGCAGGGCGCTGGGGTAGGCGCGGTGCACGTCGGCGAGGGCCTGGCGGGCGCTCTGCTCGTCGGCGAACGGGCCGATCTGCGCGACGACCTGCGTGCCCACGTCGATGGGGTAGACGGTGTACCCGAGGCCCTGGACGGCGGCGGCGGCGTTCTGTGCGGCGGCCGCGCTGCTGAACGTGCCGAGCGTGATGCGGTAGTCGCTGCGCAGCGGGACGCGGGCCTCGCTGGTGGCGACGGCCCCCTCGGGGCGCGCGGCG
It contains:
- a CDS encoding redox-sensing transcriptional repressor Rex — translated: MAEIPTAAISRLVTYLRILEQLDTQEISRTSSSDLAERAGVSAFQVRKDLAYFGRFGTRGMGYTVPVLKRELVRVLGLNRTWNVVIVGVGRLGQAIANYPGASDYQFQYVGLFDVNPALVGQQVRGLTVRHTDELRDFARHTTVDMGFLAVPPEHAQDAAQALADAGIKGILNFAPVVIQPRTHERTGMQEISDEWRGLIVENVDFLAGMKRLAFYILNPHLKDAPTPEDPA
- a CDS encoding SPOR domain-containing protein, whose amino-acid sequence is MSKSTTSPRRWPDLLIGLLVLLLLGGFGTLLLRGTPQTTTPGATSNGTNASAPADTGIPSAPGGTVETAPAGTIETAPTTDSAATTTDTATTGTATATDDTPVIEAAPIGDPQVADTNTDDTSADPASTDASSPDATSTDAAQADEATTDDTPGTAVAARPEGAVATSEARVPLRSDYRITLGTFSSAAAAQNAAAAVQGLGYTVYPIDVGTQVVAQIGPFADEQSARQALADVHRAYPSALLYPPRAQSGAATPATPAATTPAATTPAATPPAPSGPTYLQVGAFDRVESAQNLVQQLRDLGYNPTVNAPEGKKVTVLVGPYANPDALTRTETRLATNGLDSFRIR